Proteins found in one Actinokineospora alba genomic segment:
- a CDS encoding 6-pyruvoyl trahydropterin synthase family protein yields MFSITVRDHVMIAHSFRGEVFGPAQRLHGATFVVDARFTRAELDSDNIVVDIGLATEELGKVLADFNYRNLDDEPAFAGINTSTEFLAKVIADRLAERVHAGALGEGARGLTGIAVTLHESHVAWASYERSL; encoded by the coding sequence CTGTTCAGCATCACTGTTCGTGATCACGTGATGATCGCCCACAGCTTCCGCGGCGAGGTTTTCGGCCCGGCGCAGCGCCTGCATGGGGCTACGTTCGTGGTGGACGCGAGGTTCACCCGCGCGGAGCTCGATTCGGACAACATCGTGGTCGACATCGGGCTCGCGACCGAGGAACTCGGCAAGGTGCTCGCCGACTTCAACTACCGCAACCTCGACGACGAACCCGCGTTCGCCGGTATCAACACGTCGACGGAGTTCCTGGCGAAGGTCATCGCCGACCGGCTCGCCGAACGGGTGCACGCGGGCGCGCTCGGCGAGGGCGCGCGCGGGCTCACCGGGATCGCGGTCACGCTCCACGAGTCGCACGTCGCCTGGGCGAGCTACGAACGGTCCCTGTGA
- a CDS encoding glycosyltransferase family 4 protein has protein sequence MNAVHVVLPGGVDDPATPSGGNVYDRRVCRGLVALGVAVHEVAVPGAWPSPDTAARAELAGALAAIADGSVVLLDGLVACGVPEVVVPHAGRLRLVVLVHLPLADETGLSPELASALDAAERQTLRAARAVVTTSPWATRRLVEHHGLTAVHTVTPGTDPAPTAPGTEAGTRLLCVASVTPRKGHDLLVEALAAVADLPWTCVCVGPLGDPGYVEDLRLLIERHHLADRVTLDGPRSGGSLDRAYASADLLVLASRAETYGMVVAEALARGIPVLATAVSGVPDTLGQAPAGGTPGLLVPPGDTDALAAALRRWLADPDLRRDLRRSARARGEALRSWDDCAQDLAGVLARLGG, from the coding sequence GTGAACGCTGTCCATGTCGTCCTGCCCGGTGGCGTCGACGACCCGGCCACGCCCAGCGGGGGCAACGTCTACGACCGCCGCGTGTGCCGTGGCCTGGTGGCGCTGGGGGTGGCGGTCCACGAGGTCGCCGTCCCCGGTGCGTGGCCGAGCCCTGACACCGCTGCCCGCGCGGAGCTGGCCGGTGCGCTGGCCGCGATCGCCGACGGGTCGGTCGTGCTGCTCGACGGACTGGTGGCGTGCGGCGTCCCCGAGGTCGTCGTCCCGCACGCGGGCCGGTTGCGCCTGGTGGTCCTTGTGCACCTGCCGCTGGCGGACGAGACCGGGCTGTCTCCTGAGCTCGCGTCGGCGCTCGACGCCGCCGAGCGGCAGACCCTGCGCGCGGCCCGCGCCGTCGTGACCACCAGCCCCTGGGCGACGCGCAGGCTGGTCGAGCACCACGGACTGACCGCCGTGCACACCGTGACCCCGGGAACGGACCCGGCGCCGACCGCGCCCGGCACCGAAGCCGGAACCCGGCTGCTCTGCGTCGCGTCGGTGACCCCGCGCAAGGGCCACGACCTGCTCGTCGAAGCCCTCGCCGCGGTGGCTGACCTGCCGTGGACCTGCGTGTGCGTCGGTCCACTCGGCGATCCCGGGTACGTCGAGGACCTGCGTCTGCTGATCGAGCGACACCACCTCGCCGACCGTGTGACCCTCGACGGCCCGCGCAGCGGCGGGTCCCTGGACCGCGCCTACGCGTCGGCCGACCTGCTGGTGCTGGCGTCGCGGGCCGAGACGTACGGCATGGTCGTGGCCGAGGCCTTGGCCCGCGGCATCCCGGTGCTGGCGACCGCGGTGAGCGGTGTCCCGGACACCCTCGGGCAGGCTCCGGCCGGCGGCACACCCGGGCTGCTGGTGCCCCCAGGGGATACCGACGCGCTGGCGGCGGCTCTGCGGCGCTGGCTGGCCGACCCCGACCTGCGCCGCGACCTGCGGCGATCGGCGCGTGCGCGCGGGGAAGCACTGCGGAGCTGGGACGACTGCGCTCAGGACTTGGCCGGAGTGCTGGCTAGGCTCGGCGGATGA
- a CDS encoding class I SAM-dependent methyltransferase has product MSFAPEWLALREKADADARAEDLLVPLRESLVNRNPLLVRDIGCGTGSMGRWLSRRLDGGQHWVLHDRDPRLLAVAGATVTGPGVTVETREGDLTALRAEDLEGTSLLTASALLDLLTADEVDTLAAACVDAGCPALLTLSVAGRVELDPPEPLDAEFAEAFNDHQRREVDGRRLLGPDAVAATVESFERRGAVVWTRPSPWRLGPDQAALAGEWLRGWVDAACEQRPALAEEAPAYLRRRLAGGVRVVVGHVDLLALPRSA; this is encoded by the coding sequence ATGAGCTTCGCCCCGGAGTGGCTGGCGTTGCGGGAAAAGGCTGACGCCGACGCCCGGGCCGAGGACCTGCTCGTCCCGTTGCGGGAAAGTCTTGTGAACCGAAACCCCCTCCTCGTGCGTGATATCGGGTGTGGCACAGGATCGATGGGCCGATGGCTCTCCAGGCGGTTGGACGGCGGGCAGCACTGGGTGCTGCACGACCGTGACCCGCGGCTGCTCGCCGTGGCCGGTGCGACGGTGACCGGCCCGGGCGTGACGGTCGAGACCCGCGAGGGCGACCTCACCGCACTGCGCGCCGAGGACCTCGAGGGCACGTCGCTGCTGACCGCGTCGGCGTTGCTGGACCTGCTGACCGCCGACGAGGTCGACACCCTGGCCGCCGCCTGCGTCGACGCGGGCTGTCCCGCGCTGCTGACCCTGTCGGTGGCGGGCCGGGTGGAACTGGACCCGCCGGAGCCACTGGACGCCGAGTTCGCCGAGGCCTTCAACGACCACCAGCGCCGCGAAGTCGACGGCCGCCGTCTCCTCGGCCCGGACGCGGTGGCCGCCACCGTCGAGTCGTTCGAACGCCGTGGCGCGGTGGTGTGGACCCGACCGAGCCCGTGGCGGTTGGGCCCGGATCAGGCCGCGCTGGCGGGGGAGTGGCTCCGCGGCTGGGTGGACGCCGCCTGCGAGCAGCGCCCGGCTCTGGCCGAGGAGGCGCCCGCGTACTTACGTCGGCGTCTCGCGGGTGGGGTGCGGGTTGTGGTTGGGCATGTCGACCTGTTGGCGTTGCCGAGGTCGGCATGA
- the ribA gene encoding GTP cyclohydrolase II gives MDEAISREDVAESDLMTRRGKFRAVAFRDGHEHMALVYGTPTAHDNVLVRVHSECMTGDIFGAMRCECGDQLDAALDRIVSEGSGVFVYLRGHEGRGIGLLAKVRTHVLQDEQGLDTLDSATTLGFPIDTRDYRPAAKILKHLRVRSVRLMSNNPDKIRALEANGIAVVERVPLLAPATDHNVGYLTAKRDRLGHDLPQVDTFSSGYSYNRT, from the coding sequence GTGGACGAGGCAATCAGTCGCGAGGACGTCGCGGAGTCCGATCTCATGACTCGGCGCGGGAAGTTCCGGGCCGTCGCGTTCCGCGACGGCCACGAGCACATGGCCCTCGTCTACGGGACGCCGACCGCGCACGACAACGTGCTCGTCCGCGTCCACTCCGAATGCATGACCGGCGACATCTTCGGCGCGATGCGCTGCGAATGCGGCGATCAGCTCGATGCCGCCCTCGACCGCATCGTCAGCGAGGGCAGCGGCGTGTTCGTGTACCTGCGCGGACACGAGGGGCGCGGGATCGGGCTGCTCGCGAAGGTGCGAACCCATGTCTTGCAGGACGAACAGGGGCTCGACACCCTGGATTCGGCCACGACGCTCGGGTTTCCGATCGACACCAGGGACTACCGCCCGGCCGCGAAGATCCTCAAGCACCTGCGGGTGCGGTCGGTCCGGTTGATGTCCAACAACCCCGACAAGATCCGCGCCCTGGAGGCGAACGGCATCGCGGTCGTGGAACGGGTGCCACTCCTCGCGCCCGCGACCGACCACAACGTCGGATACCTGACCGCGAAACGCGACCGGCTCGGCCACGACCTGCCCCAAGTGGACACTTTCTCCAGCGGCTACTCGTACAACCGGACCTGA